From Arcticibacter tournemirensis, one genomic window encodes:
- a CDS encoding IS3 family transposase, whose product MKQEEPRMGIKTLCRLFGKSRHAWYDHQWRYEDIGLKEEITLQHVHQIRQGLPRTGTLKLHYMLAPMLAEHGIRIGRDYLFDLMREHGLDIRRRKRRVVTTDSRHWMHKYANLVRELRVNRPEQVWVSDITYIRMNSGWGYLSLVTDAYSRKIMGYCFHKDLSAEGCVEALRMALDQRIYQDELIHHSDRGSQYCSKEYVEVLLGSRIAISMTENGDPYENALAERVNGILKEEFNLHHSGLGFEDTKTKIAESIRAYNEVRPHASCDYLTPEQAHLRAGVLMKRWKNKKSKKEGLVLV is encoded by the coding sequence ATGAAACAGGAGGAGCCCCGAATGGGAATAAAGACGCTGTGCAGATTGTTTGGCAAGAGCCGCCATGCCTGGTATGACCACCAGTGGCGCTATGAGGATATTGGATTAAAAGAGGAGATCACCCTTCAGCATGTCCATCAGATCCGTCAGGGCCTTCCGCGGACAGGTACCCTGAAATTACATTACATGCTCGCTCCCATGCTGGCAGAGCATGGCATCCGGATCGGGCGGGACTATTTATTTGATCTGATGCGGGAGCACGGACTGGATATCCGTCGCAGAAAGAGGCGGGTAGTGACGACCGATTCGCGCCATTGGATGCATAAATATGCCAATCTGGTGAGAGAATTGAGGGTTAACCGTCCCGAGCAGGTATGGGTGAGTGACATTACTTATATCCGCATGAACAGCGGATGGGGTTATCTCAGCCTGGTGACGGATGCTTACTCCCGCAAGATCATGGGTTACTGCTTTCATAAAGATCTCAGCGCGGAAGGATGTGTAGAAGCACTGCGAATGGCCCTGGACCAGCGGATCTATCAGGATGAACTGATCCATCATTCCGACCGGGGATCCCAGTATTGCAGCAAAGAGTATGTAGAGGTTTTACTGGGCAGCAGGATTGCCATCAGTATGACCGAAAATGGCGATCCCTATGAAAATGCACTGGCTGAACGGGTGAACGGGATTCTCAAAGAAGAATTCAATCTGCATCACTCAGGACTCGGCTTTGAGGACACCAAAACAAAGATCGCCGAAAGCATCCGGGCATATAATGAGGTAAGACCTCATGCCAGTTGTGATTACCTAACCCCTGAGCAGGCGCATTTACGGGCAGGGGTCTTGATGAAACGCTGGAAAAATAAAAAATCAAAAAAGGAGGGACTTGTCCTTGTATAG
- a CDS encoding helix-turn-helix domain-containing protein, with the protein METKRGEKKSTRENKNVPFTKREIETIVQKIESGVPRREILREYGMHKSTLTNWMSRYGSEAYHAGQNRRYSPSEKRSVLRAVESGMSVREACIAFGIRSKTVVAGWLRQQKAENAELRRQIAPVKSEEKEPKGDSSGQVKRLAEQLAEAQLKIRALETMIDIAEEQLKIDIRKKSGAKQSPK; encoded by the coding sequence ATGGAAACAAAAAGAGGAGAAAAAAAGTCAACAAGGGAGAATAAGAATGTTCCCTTTACCAAGCGAGAAATTGAGACAATAGTCCAAAAGATCGAATCAGGAGTTCCGCGTCGGGAGATACTGCGGGAATATGGGATGCACAAATCAACGTTGACCAATTGGATGAGCCGGTATGGATCAGAGGCGTATCATGCAGGGCAAAACCGGAGGTATAGTCCCTCGGAGAAACGGTCAGTGCTGCGGGCCGTGGAGTCAGGGATGTCGGTTCGGGAAGCATGTATAGCTTTTGGAATAAGGAGCAAAACAGTAGTAGCCGGCTGGCTAAGACAACAGAAAGCAGAAAATGCCGAACTTAGGCGTCAAATAGCACCCGTGAAATCAGAAGAGAAGGAACCAAAAGGAGATTCGTCAGGCCAGGTCAAGAGGTTGGCGGAACAACTGGCAGAGGCACAGTTAAAGATCCGGGCCCTGGAGACGATGATCGATATAGCCGAAGAACAGCTTAAAATCGATATCCGAAAAAAGTCTGGAGCCAAACAGTCACCAAAATGA